In a genomic window of Flavobacterium lipolyticum:
- a CDS encoding Lrp/AsnC family transcriptional regulator: protein MDAIDKKILMLLQQDAKQNTKEIADKIGLSVSPTFERIKKLEQKQYIKNYVALLDSEKIGKSISVYCQVTLAVHSRELIDDFKQHILVLPEIMGCFHVSGNYDFLLKVAVNDMNEYQKFVIDKLSVIKGISNVQSSFVMEEIKNDFAYNL, encoded by the coding sequence ATGGATGCCATAGATAAAAAAATATTGATGCTTTTGCAGCAAGATGCGAAGCAAAATACCAAAGAAATTGCCGATAAAATAGGCTTATCTGTTTCTCCCACCTTTGAGAGAATCAAAAAACTGGAACAAAAGCAGTACATCAAGAATTATGTCGCTTTGCTGGATTCTGAAAAAATTGGGAAATCAATCAGTGTATACTGTCAGGTTACTTTGGCGGTGCACTCACGAGAATTGATAGATGATTTTAAACAGCATATTCTGGTATTGCCCGAAATAATGGGTTGTTTTCACGTGTCCGGGAATTATGATTTTTTACTGAAAGTGGCGGTCAATGATATGAACGAATACCAAAAGTTTGTGATCGATAAATTATCGGTTATCAAAGGGATTTCAAATGTTCAAAGTTCATTTGTGATGGAAGAAATAAAAAATGATTTTGCCTATAATTTATAA